TTCCCGTTGACGAGATCATTCAGTGTTGCCCGTCGCACGTCCAGCACTTTGGCCGCAGTGGTGATAGTCAGACCAAGCGGCTCCAGCACCTGACGCCGGATAAATTCGCCCGGATGCGATGGTTTCATTCCGACCTTAATCATCAGTGATAATCCTCCAGATCAAGTCTGTAAATTTCATCGGCTTTAACCTCAAAGACTATGCGCCAGTTGCCGGTGAGCGTTATGCTCCATTGGCCCTTTCGATCGCCATGCAACTTGTGAAGTCTCCATCCCGGCAGCGCCGGTATGTCCTCAACATTCTGTGCGGTCAAAAGGGCGGAAACGATATCCCTGATTTTCTCTACCTTCGCCGACGGCAATCCGCTGGGATCGTCGTTCTCGATAAATCGTCTGAGCCCCTTATGGCGAATGCTCTTGAGGTTCATAATTCATAGTACGGTAATACCGTACGCCTGTCAAGTGTTATTTTTCTGATAGCGCCTTTTGTAAAGAG
The sequence above is a segment of the Thermodesulfobacteriota bacterium genome. Coding sequences within it:
- a CDS encoding type II toxin-antitoxin system RelE/ParE family toxin, with the translated sequence MPSAKVEKIRDIVSALLTAQNVEDIPALPGWRLHKLHGDRKGQWSITLTGNWRIVFEVKADEIYRLDLEDYH